In one window of Holophagales bacterium DNA:
- a CDS encoding lytic transglycosylase domain-containing protein translates to MPRRSIRTPAGPKHSAPGKYARLVEQAATTHRLDPALVAAVIRVESNWQPRAVSPKGARGLMQLMPATARRLGVKKSFDPVQNVGGGALYLSRLAERFGEHEVEKVLAAYNAGEAAVETYNGVPPYRETREYVRKVMALWTGTAPAS, encoded by the coding sequence GTGCCGCGGAGGTCGATCCGGACCCCCGCTGGCCCGAAGCACTCCGCCCCCGGTAAGTACGCCAGGCTGGTGGAGCAGGCCGCCACCACGCACCGCCTCGATCCGGCCCTCGTCGCGGCCGTCATCCGCGTGGAGTCGAACTGGCAGCCGCGGGCGGTTTCGCCGAAAGGAGCGAGAGGCCTGATGCAGCTGATGCCGGCCACCGCACGGCGACTCGGCGTGAAGAAGTCCTTCGATCCGGTACAGAACGTGGGTGGAGGGGCGCTCTACCTCTCGCGCCTTGCGGAGAGATTCGGCGAGCACGAAGTGGAGAAGGTCCTGGCCGCCTACAACGCCGGGGAGGCGGCCGTGGAGACCTACAACGGCGTTCCGCCGTATCGCGAAACGCGGGAGTACGTCCGGAAGGTGATGGCGCTCTGGACGGGGACCGCGCCCGCCTCCTGA
- a CDS encoding site-specific tyrosine recombinase XerD: MRDLPLFLDHLAVEKGLAENSLQAYRRDLTAFGQHLDREGLSTADVGREDLVRWFGLRRSDGASPRSIARATSALRGLFRFLFAEKRIPADPTSGLENPRRWMTLPKLLSREDVDRLLEAPDVETPKGLRNKAMLELLYACGVRVSELATLRLGSLHLADGFLVVKGKGAKERVVPVADSSARWVARWISGPRATRRGAASSPWLFPGAGAKPVTRQTVFLVLKAAARNAGLDPAAVSPHVLRHSFATHLVDGEADLRAIQMMLGHASIATTEIYTHVSRARVRRVYDRSHPRA, translated from the coding sequence CTGCGGGACCTGCCCCTTTTCCTGGACCACCTGGCCGTCGAGAAGGGTCTCGCGGAGAACTCCCTGCAGGCCTATCGGCGCGACCTGACGGCCTTCGGCCAGCACCTCGATCGCGAGGGGCTCTCGACCGCGGACGTCGGGAGGGAGGACCTCGTCCGATGGTTCGGGCTTCGTCGGTCCGACGGGGCTTCTCCCCGTTCGATCGCGCGCGCGACGTCGGCCCTCCGGGGCCTGTTCCGATTTCTCTTCGCCGAGAAGAGGATTCCGGCCGACCCGACGTCGGGGCTCGAGAACCCGCGCCGCTGGATGACGCTTCCGAAACTCCTCTCGCGGGAGGACGTCGACCGGCTACTCGAGGCGCCCGACGTGGAAACCCCGAAAGGGCTCCGCAACAAGGCGATGCTCGAGCTCCTCTACGCGTGCGGGGTCCGGGTCTCCGAGCTGGCGACGCTTCGTCTCGGCTCCCTTCACCTGGCGGATGGGTTCCTCGTCGTGAAGGGGAAGGGCGCGAAGGAGAGGGTCGTCCCCGTCGCCGATTCTTCGGCCCGCTGGGTCGCACGATGGATATCTGGCCCGAGGGCGACCCGGCGCGGAGCCGCCTCCTCGCCCTGGCTCTTTCCAGGGGCCGGGGCAAAGCCCGTGACGCGACAGACGGTCTTCCTCGTCCTGAAGGCCGCGGCCCGGAACGCCGGGCTCGACCCGGCGGCGGTGTCGCCCCACGTCCTCCGGCACTCCTTCGCCACGCACCTCGTCGACGGAGAGGCCGACCTCCGGGCCATCCAGATGATGCTGGGCCACGCGAGCATCGCGACGACGGAGATCTACACCCACGTCTCTCGTGCACGGGTACGGCGCGTCTACGACCGGAGCCACCCCCGTGCGTAG
- the hppD gene encoding 4-hydroxyphenylpyruvate dioxygenase, producing MSQELGIVGYDSFHFIVEDLERSRRFYTEALGFTEVARASREKVEKGGEEASVFGAGQIRVLVSTPARPDSRAARWLRIHPDGISSLAFRVRDVDAAWRFLEPRGATFLSDVQTHEEGDGYFRTFSIATPLDDVTFRFIERRGSYSPFAPDFEPVGDGVPRENPHGFATIDHVTSNAYTMLPVVNWYRDVLGFSRYWDVEFHTSEVDGGRKMTGSGLRSIVMADPGSGIKFATNEPMRPYFRDSQINRFCEDHHGAGVQHIAFLVKEIIPAVESLRERGVKFLTAPEAYYDRLPVRLEEAKVSNVAESMEALRRNHILVDGKDDRYMLQIFMLDAGALYGDHRAGPFFYEVIQREGDKGFGYGNFRALFESIESAQRTEPSPLEVVG from the coding sequence ATGAGCCAGGAACTCGGCATCGTCGGCTACGACTCCTTCCACTTCATCGTCGAGGATCTCGAGAGGAGCCGTCGCTTCTACACCGAGGCCCTCGGGTTCACGGAGGTCGCCCGCGCGTCACGCGAGAAGGTCGAAAAAGGAGGCGAGGAGGCGAGCGTCTTCGGCGCGGGACAGATCCGCGTCCTCGTTTCGACCCCGGCCCGCCCGGACTCGCGCGCGGCCCGCTGGCTTCGGATTCATCCCGACGGCATCTCCTCCCTCGCTTTTCGCGTCCGCGACGTCGATGCCGCGTGGCGTTTCCTCGAGCCCCGCGGCGCGACGTTTCTCTCCGACGTCCAGACTCACGAGGAAGGAGACGGCTACTTCCGTACCTTCTCCATCGCCACGCCCCTCGACGACGTGACGTTCCGCTTCATCGAGCGGCGCGGCAGCTACAGCCCGTTCGCACCGGACTTCGAGCCGGTCGGCGACGGCGTTCCCAGGGAGAACCCGCACGGCTTCGCCACGATCGACCACGTCACGTCGAACGCCTACACGATGCTCCCGGTCGTGAACTGGTATCGGGACGTCCTCGGATTCAGCCGGTACTGGGACGTCGAGTTCCACACCTCCGAGGTCGACGGCGGCCGGAAGATGACGGGGTCGGGCCTGCGGTCGATCGTCATGGCCGACCCTGGGAGCGGCATCAAGTTCGCGACGAACGAACCGATGCGCCCCTACTTCCGCGACAGCCAGATCAATCGCTTCTGCGAGGACCACCACGGGGCGGGCGTGCAGCACATCGCGTTCCTCGTCAAGGAGATCATCCCCGCGGTCGAGAGCCTCAGGGAGCGCGGGGTGAAATTCCTGACCGCCCCCGAGGCCTACTACGACCGCCTCCCGGTCCGGCTCGAAGAAGCGAAGGTCTCGAACGTGGCCGAGTCGATGGAGGCTCTCCGCCGGAACCACATCCTCGTGGACGGCAAGGACGACCGGTACATGCTCCAGATCTTCATGCTCGATGCCGGCGCGCTCTACGGCGACCACCGGGCGGGCCCGTTCTTCTACGAGGTGATCCAGCGGGAGGGGGACAAGGGGTTCGGCTACGGGAACTTCCGGGCCCTCTTCGAGTCGATCGAATCGGCCCAGCGCACCGAACCGAGCCCCCTCGAGGTCGTCGGCTGA
- a CDS encoding homogentisate 1,2-dioxygenase gives MIDRMQLGEVPPKPHIAFRSSSGDLRHEECFTRVGFDGEFSILYHERPPTADRTIGPAEPGPFERKAPKFAPEEPLKRRLVRGESAPPGWTPICGNADVVVSLFELPADAPSEAGLANGDGDDLLYVTSGRATLETPFGDLDVEEGDYVLVPRSVVHRWRISERLSGIAFELRGGFHVPAQFRNPVGQLRMDAPYTHRDFKRPAFRGPRPGPREILVKKGDRFVRREPVESPFDVVGWDGTVWPFAFPILAYQAKTGLVHLPPTIHSTFAARGVLVCSFVPRVTDFHPQAIPCPYPHSSVDCDELIYYVRGNFTSRRGVGPRAVSIHPAGIPHGPHPGAYEASIGSKSTDELAVMIDTFLPLHVTEQGLALEHSGYHDSWVPKAP, from the coding sequence ATGATCGACCGGATGCAGCTCGGCGAGGTGCCGCCAAAACCCCACATCGCGTTCCGGTCCTCGTCGGGCGACCTCCGCCACGAGGAGTGCTTCACCCGGGTCGGCTTCGACGGCGAGTTCTCGATCCTCTACCACGAGCGCCCGCCAACGGCCGACCGGACGATCGGACCTGCCGAGCCGGGCCCCTTCGAGCGGAAGGCCCCGAAGTTCGCTCCGGAGGAGCCGCTCAAGCGCCGCCTCGTCCGCGGCGAGAGCGCGCCGCCCGGATGGACCCCCATCTGCGGCAACGCCGACGTCGTCGTCTCGCTGTTCGAGCTCCCCGCCGACGCTCCCTCCGAGGCCGGCCTGGCCAACGGCGACGGTGACGACCTCCTCTACGTCACCTCGGGCCGGGCCACGCTCGAGACGCCCTTCGGAGACCTCGACGTCGAGGAGGGGGACTACGTCCTCGTCCCGCGCAGCGTGGTCCACCGCTGGCGGATTTCCGAGCGGCTTTCGGGAATCGCGTTCGAGCTCCGGGGCGGGTTCCACGTCCCCGCACAGTTCCGCAACCCCGTCGGTCAGCTCCGGATGGACGCTCCGTACACCCACCGCGACTTCAAGCGTCCCGCGTTCCGCGGTCCGCGGCCCGGTCCGCGGGAGATCCTCGTCAAGAAGGGCGATCGTTTCGTTCGCCGCGAGCCGGTGGAATCGCCGTTCGACGTCGTCGGGTGGGACGGCACCGTCTGGCCGTTCGCGTTCCCGATCCTGGCTTACCAGGCGAAGACGGGGCTCGTTCACCTCCCGCCGACGATCCACTCCACGTTCGCGGCCCGGGGGGTCCTCGTCTGCTCGTTCGTGCCGCGCGTCACCGACTTCCACCCCCAGGCGATCCCCTGCCCCTACCCTCACTCCTCGGTCGACTGCGACGAGCTGATCTACTACGTGCGCGGCAACTTCACGAGCCGGCGGGGCGTCGGGCCGAGAGCGGTCTCGATCCACCCCGCGGGAATCCCGCACGGCCCGCACCCCGGTGCGTACGAGGCCTCCATCGGATCGAAGTCGACCGACGAGCTCGCCGTCATGATCGACACGTTCCTTCCCCTTCACGTCACCGAGCAGGGCCTCGCCCTGGAGCACTCCGGCTACCACGACTCCTGGGTCCCGAAAGCGCCGTGA
- a CDS encoding homoserine dehydrogenase: MSATLRLGLLGFGTVGKAVVRLLQAESGRLHRQLGIDLRFVAVASRALGHRSVEGLPDGARITDDLLAVATAPDVDVVVELLGGLDPAGPLLVAALGAGKSVVTANKALLAARGAELARLARDQRVTLAFEASVAGGVPILRAVRESFAGDRIDSVSGILNGTCNFVLTEMARTSRPYAGVLAEAQALGYAEADPAADVEGTDAACKLALLARLAFGQEVPLEAVRTEGITRLQPVDFVYAGMLGRTPRQLGIARRLPDDRLLLSVRTHLVSNDAMLARVDGPFNAVQVSTARGGDFVFSGRGAGGDPTATAVLGDLLEIARRGRSSGVPPFGAEEPASFKPARPADSVAPFYLRFVVKDRPGILAELASVLARHDVNVDAVFQAPWSGKSALPFVVTLEPVDEERLGRALVELAALPFHVEAPLALPMTA, encoded by the coding sequence GTGAGCGCGACCCTTCGCCTGGGTCTCCTCGGCTTCGGCACCGTTGGCAAAGCCGTCGTCCGCCTCCTGCAGGCCGAATCCGGGAGGCTCCACCGGCAGCTCGGAATCGACCTCCGGTTCGTCGCCGTTGCCAGCCGAGCCCTCGGGCACAGATCCGTGGAAGGCCTGCCCGACGGGGCCCGGATCACGGACGATCTCCTCGCCGTCGCCACGGCGCCCGACGTCGACGTCGTCGTCGAGCTCCTCGGAGGGCTCGACCCGGCAGGTCCGCTTCTCGTCGCGGCGCTCGGGGCCGGCAAGAGCGTCGTCACGGCCAACAAGGCCCTCCTCGCGGCCCGGGGCGCGGAGCTCGCCCGGCTCGCGCGGGACCAGCGCGTCACCCTCGCGTTCGAGGCGTCCGTCGCGGGCGGCGTTCCGATCCTGCGCGCGGTCCGGGAGAGCTTCGCCGGGGACCGCATCGACTCCGTCTCGGGCATCCTCAACGGCACCTGCAATTTCGTCCTGACCGAGATGGCGCGGACCTCCCGGCCCTACGCCGGGGTCCTGGCCGAGGCCCAGGCACTCGGGTACGCCGAGGCCGATCCGGCTGCGGACGTGGAAGGCACCGACGCCGCGTGCAAGCTCGCGCTCCTCGCCAGGCTCGCGTTCGGGCAGGAAGTGCCGCTCGAAGCCGTTCGGACGGAAGGGATCACGCGTCTCCAGCCGGTCGACTTCGTCTACGCCGGGATGCTGGGCCGAACGCCGCGGCAGCTCGGGATCGCGCGCCGGCTGCCCGACGACCGCCTTCTCCTCTCGGTGAGGACGCACCTCGTCTCGAACGACGCGATGCTGGCCCGCGTCGACGGCCCCTTCAACGCCGTCCAGGTCTCGACGGCCCGCGGGGGAGACTTCGTCTTTTCCGGTCGCGGAGCCGGAGGGGATCCCACGGCGACGGCCGTCCTGGGCGACCTCCTCGAGATCGCCCGCCGGGGACGTTCGTCCGGTGTGCCACCCTTCGGGGCCGAAGAGCCCGCCTCTTTCAAGCCAGCCCGTCCCGCCGACTCGGTCGCCCCGTTCTACCTTAGGTTCGTCGTGAAAGACCGCCCCGGGATCCTCGCCGAGCTCGCCTCGGTCCTCGCCCGCCACGACGTGAACGTCGACGCCGTGTTCCAGGCCCCGTGGAGCGGGAAGTCCGCGCTTCCGTTCGTCGTCACCCTCGAGCCCGTCGACGAGGAGCGCCTCGGCCGCGCGCTCGTCGAGCTCGCCGCACTCCCCTTTCACGTCGAGGCGCCGCTCGCCCTTCCGATGACCGCCTGA
- a CDS encoding asparaginase, with protein sequence MAIRLLITGGTFDKDYDELAGKLYFHDTHVHEMLKLGRCQLEIRVRTVMMVDSLEMTDSDREIIKGVCEKSEEDQIVVTHGTDTMAETARVLGEAALPRTIVLTGAMIPYAFGSSDGLFNLGSALSFVQVLPHGVYVAMNGMVFPWDDVRKNRDLGVFQKLA encoded by the coding sequence ATGGCCATCAGGCTTCTCATCACCGGCGGCACGTTCGACAAGGACTACGACGAGCTGGCCGGAAAGCTCTACTTTCACGACACCCACGTCCACGAGATGCTCAAGCTCGGCCGGTGCCAGCTGGAGATTCGCGTCAGGACCGTGATGATGGTCGACAGCCTCGAGATGACCGATTCCGACCGGGAGATCATCAAGGGGGTCTGCGAGAAATCCGAGGAGGACCAGATCGTCGTCACTCACGGCACCGACACGATGGCCGAGACGGCCAGGGTCCTCGGAGAGGCCGCCCTCCCCAGGACGATCGTCCTGACCGGGGCGATGATCCCGTACGCCTTCGGCAGCTCCGACGGACTCTTCAACCTCGGGAGCGCGCTGTCGTTCGTCCAGGTCCTTCCGCACGGGGTCTACGTCGCCATGAACGGAATGGTCTTCCCCTGGGACGACGTTCGAAAGAACCGGGACCTCGGGGTGTTCCAGAAGCTCGCTTGA
- a CDS encoding class I SAM-dependent methyltransferase: MRGIEQIPALYDAGLGLLEATGLGRWRRWLASGARGRVMDLGCGTGRNLPLFEGGVHPFGLDPCIETLRAARRRRPGVPIVLGTAERLPFRSGAFDTVVSGLVFCSVSEPPRAFAEVRRVLAPGGTFRMLEHVRATTPIHARLQDAVQPLWTRLTGGCRPNRDTEAALRTAQFQVDEASRRASGTMRRLVARP; the protein is encoded by the coding sequence ATGAGGGGCATCGAGCAGATTCCGGCCCTCTACGATGCCGGCCTCGGCCTCCTCGAGGCGACCGGCCTCGGACGCTGGCGGCGCTGGCTCGCGTCCGGCGCGCGAGGGCGGGTCATGGACCTCGGGTGCGGAACGGGCCGGAACCTGCCCCTCTTCGAAGGCGGCGTCCACCCGTTCGGTCTCGATCCGTGCATCGAGACCCTCCGGGCGGCCCGTCGGAGGCGACCCGGGGTCCCCATCGTTCTCGGTACGGCCGAACGACTCCCGTTCCGCTCCGGTGCCTTCGACACGGTCGTCTCGGGCCTCGTCTTCTGCTCCGTCTCGGAGCCCCCTCGCGCTTTCGCCGAGGTCCGGCGCGTCCTCGCCCCCGGCGGCACGTTCCGGATGCTGGAGCACGTCCGGGCAACGACCCCGATTCACGCCCGGCTTCAGGACGCGGTCCAGCCTCTCTGGACGCGTCTCACCGGCGGTTGCCGGCCCAATCGCGACACCGAGGCGGCCCTCCGGACCGCGCAGTTCCAGGTGGACGAAGCGTCCCGCCGGGCGAGCGGAACGATGCGCCGGCTCGTCGCGCGCCCCTGA
- the glnA gene encoding type I glutamate--ammonia ligase — MFSDFNEAKSFVEKRSVEMVDMKFCDLWGRWHHVTIPASGFAPVLMEKGVAFDGSSVGFKSVSSGDMVLVPDLATGFLDPFWEVPTLSFICTTLEADTRALFPYDPRSIARRAEEFLRASGVADESHWGPEFEFYVFNGVSYENGMNVAAYRVQSSEGDWNSHELGSGYTIPKHGGYHAIPPQDQLFNFRTRVCKLLSQMGVEVKYHHHEVGGPGQCEIEIPILPMMKAADAVMIVKYVTRMTASQLGLTATFMPKPLYGEAGSGMHFHQRLLKGGKNLFYDAEGYGASSVAERAYIAGLLQHGGAVMAFTNPSTNSYRRLIPGYEAPISAVFSLGNRSAAIRIPKYANRPDNARFEFRPPDATSNPYLAIAAQLLAGIDGIRKELDPTALGFGPVDDDIFTWDAERRATIKALPTSLESAMEALEADNAFLLEGGVFNDDLIERWTKKKRAEEREVRNRPHPYEIELYYGL, encoded by the coding sequence ATGTTCAGCGACTTCAACGAGGCGAAGTCCTTCGTCGAGAAGCGGTCCGTCGAGATGGTCGACATGAAGTTCTGCGACCTGTGGGGCCGCTGGCACCACGTCACGATCCCGGCATCGGGATTCGCGCCGGTCCTCATGGAGAAAGGGGTCGCGTTCGACGGCTCCAGTGTCGGCTTCAAGTCGGTCAGCTCGGGTGACATGGTCCTCGTCCCCGACCTCGCGACCGGTTTCCTCGACCCGTTCTGGGAAGTCCCGACGCTGTCGTTCATCTGCACGACGCTCGAAGCCGACACCCGCGCCCTCTTCCCCTACGACCCCCGTTCGATCGCCCGCCGGGCCGAGGAGTTCCTCCGCGCCAGCGGCGTCGCGGACGAGAGCCACTGGGGTCCGGAGTTCGAGTTCTACGTCTTCAACGGCGTCTCCTACGAGAACGGGATGAACGTCGCCGCCTACCGCGTCCAGTCCTCCGAGGGAGACTGGAACTCGCACGAGCTCGGCAGCGGCTACACGATCCCGAAGCACGGCGGATACCACGCGATCCCGCCGCAGGACCAGCTGTTCAACTTCCGGACCAGGGTCTGCAAGCTCCTGTCGCAGATGGGCGTCGAGGTGAAGTACCACCACCACGAGGTGGGCGGCCCCGGCCAGTGCGAGATCGAGATCCCGATCCTTCCGATGATGAAGGCGGCCGACGCCGTCATGATCGTCAAGTACGTCACGCGGATGACGGCGAGCCAGCTCGGGCTGACGGCGACGTTCATGCCGAAGCCGCTTTACGGCGAGGCGGGCTCCGGGATGCACTTTCACCAGCGCCTCCTGAAGGGGGGAAAGAACCTCTTCTACGACGCCGAGGGCTACGGCGCCTCGAGCGTCGCGGAGCGCGCCTACATCGCCGGCCTCCTCCAGCACGGCGGCGCCGTCATGGCCTTCACGAACCCCTCGACGAACTCCTACCGCCGCCTCATCCCCGGTTACGAAGCGCCCATCAGCGCCGTCTTCTCGCTCGGCAACCGGAGCGCGGCCATCCGGATCCCCAAGTACGCGAACCGCCCCGACAACGCCCGCTTCGAGTTCCGTCCGCCCGACGCGACGTCGAACCCCTACCTCGCCATCGCGGCCCAGCTCCTCGCCGGGATCGACGGCATTCGGAAAGAGCTCGACCCCACGGCGCTCGGCTTCGGCCCCGTCGACGACGACATCTTCACCTGGGATGCCGAGCGCCGCGCGACGATCAAGGCGCTTCCCACCTCGCTCGAGAGCGCGATGGAGGCTCTCGAGGCCGACAACGCCTTCCTCCTGGAGGGCGGCGTCTTCAACGACGACCTCATCGAACGCTGGACGAAGAAGAAGCGAGCCGAGGAGCGCGAGGTGCGAAACCGCCCGCACCCCTACGAGATCGAGCTCTACTACGGTCTCTGA
- a CDS encoding acetate--CoA ligase family protein has protein sequence MLLSFTGGFDEMIEKVRDVLARVRKAGRSALLEHEVYAVLQAAGLDVPRFAYWAGEPGPALPHEVASLLETAPGEVVLKIVSPEILHKSDVGGVAISAAEPVAVGAAARRVWDDVGRRMPDAVRSGVLVVEKVKAKGGSPASETLLSLKQDPAFGPVLVLGLGGVLTEWFGDVSGGTSTVVLQPGRVREGLERAAAAHAAVALLFRPSRAHSHPPLDLAATAERLERLGAVATAFGAAAQAGEADPMTLEELEVNPLLLAADGRWIAVDGKGRIGRSTAVLPTRPLRKVKNLLEPKSAAVLGASATAMNPGRIILRNLKASEGIRYGRLWAVHPKEETIDGVPCVRTVADLPQPVDLAVISIPAEGARDAIRALAETGLAESIILIPGGFAETGKQGLEDEIVAAVRSSRSGPGDGPVLLGGNCLGIVSKHQYNTFFLPQYKLPFHDAPGDRLVAVSQSGAYLVSLTSNLDGIIFPKASISYGNQMDLTVSDFLEALLPDASVKVVACYVEGFKPLDGARFVDLARRLRAEGRRVLAFKAGKTALGAEATQSHTASLAGDYAVAQALMEGAGVVVAQTLDMLEDYTKAFTMLFDRLPRGNRVAVLSNAGFECSSVLDKLYGLVPARLSDETKARLAACLPSIAHADNPVDATPMATTRQFVAAAEAMAEDDGVDVLLVSPIPVTPALDNLSPDLAGGTHQENIHSPGSLPGELLALFRKTGKPIAVSVDSGRLYDDFVQVLQRGGIPVWRKIDRASRALSALATL, from the coding sequence ATGTTACTTTCCTTCACCGGGGGTTTCGACGAGATGATCGAGAAGGTGCGAGACGTGCTGGCGCGGGTCCGGAAGGCCGGGCGGAGCGCCCTCCTCGAGCACGAGGTCTACGCGGTCCTCCAGGCCGCCGGCCTCGACGTCCCGCGATTCGCGTACTGGGCGGGGGAGCCGGGACCGGCCCTTCCTCACGAGGTGGCCAGCCTCCTCGAAACGGCGCCCGGCGAGGTCGTCCTCAAGATCGTCTCCCCGGAGATCCTCCACAAGTCCGACGTCGGGGGTGTCGCCATCTCAGCCGCCGAGCCCGTAGCGGTGGGCGCCGCGGCGCGCCGGGTCTGGGACGACGTGGGCCGGCGGATGCCGGACGCGGTCCGCTCGGGGGTTCTCGTCGTCGAAAAGGTAAAGGCGAAAGGCGGCTCGCCTGCTTCGGAAACGCTCCTCTCCCTCAAGCAGGACCCGGCGTTCGGCCCGGTACTCGTCCTCGGCCTCGGGGGCGTCCTGACCGAGTGGTTCGGTGACGTGAGCGGCGGGACGTCGACCGTCGTCCTCCAGCCGGGGAGGGTCCGCGAAGGACTCGAGCGTGCGGCCGCGGCGCACGCCGCCGTCGCGCTCCTGTTCCGGCCGAGTCGCGCCCACTCGCACCCGCCCCTCGACCTCGCCGCGACGGCGGAGCGCCTCGAGAGGCTCGGGGCCGTCGCCACGGCGTTCGGCGCGGCGGCGCAGGCGGGAGAGGCCGACCCGATGACGCTCGAGGAGCTGGAGGTGAACCCGCTCCTCCTCGCCGCCGACGGTCGCTGGATCGCCGTCGACGGAAAGGGACGGATCGGGCGATCGACGGCCGTCCTGCCGACACGACCCTTACGGAAGGTGAAGAACCTCCTCGAGCCGAAGAGCGCCGCCGTCCTCGGGGCGTCGGCCACGGCGATGAACCCGGGCCGGATCATCCTCAGGAACCTCAAGGCGTCCGAGGGCATCCGGTACGGCCGCCTCTGGGCCGTCCATCCGAAGGAGGAGACGATCGACGGGGTCCCGTGTGTGCGGACGGTCGCCGACCTTCCCCAGCCGGTTGATCTCGCGGTGATCTCGATACCGGCCGAAGGGGCGCGGGACGCGATCCGCGCGCTCGCCGAAACGGGCTTGGCCGAGTCGATCATCCTGATCCCGGGTGGCTTCGCCGAGACGGGGAAGCAGGGGCTCGAGGACGAGATCGTGGCGGCTGTCCGCTCGTCCCGGTCCGGGCCCGGCGACGGCCCGGTGCTTCTGGGCGGGAACTGCCTCGGAATCGTCTCCAAGCATCAGTACAACACTTTCTTCCTGCCGCAATACAAGCTCCCGTTCCACGACGCGCCGGGCGACCGGCTCGTGGCGGTGAGCCAGAGTGGCGCCTACCTCGTCTCCCTGACGTCGAACCTCGACGGGATCATCTTTCCGAAGGCGTCGATCTCGTACGGCAACCAGATGGACCTGACGGTGTCGGACTTTCTCGAGGCTCTCCTGCCGGACGCGTCGGTGAAGGTCGTCGCCTGCTACGTCGAGGGCTTCAAGCCGCTCGACGGCGCGCGCTTCGTCGACCTCGCACGGCGGCTCCGCGCAGAGGGCCGGCGGGTCCTCGCTTTCAAGGCGGGAAAGACGGCTCTCGGGGCGGAAGCGACGCAGAGCCACACCGCATCCCTCGCGGGCGACTACGCCGTGGCGCAGGCGCTGATGGAAGGCGCCGGAGTCGTCGTCGCCCAGACTCTCGACATGCTCGAGGACTACACGAAGGCGTTCACGATGCTCTTCGACCGGCTCCCGCGCGGCAACCGCGTGGCGGTCCTGTCGAACGCCGGCTTCGAGTGCTCCTCGGTCCTCGACAAGCTCTACGGCCTCGTTCCGGCCCGCCTCTCGGACGAGACGAAGGCCAGGCTCGCCGCCTGCCTCCCCTCCATCGCCCACGCGGACAATCCCGTCGACGCGACGCCGATGGCGACGACCCGGCAGTTCGTCGCCGCCGCGGAAGCGATGGCCGAGGACGACGGCGTCGACGTGCTCCTCGTCTCTCCGATCCCGGTGACGCCCGCGCTCGACAACCTCTCTCCCGACCTGGCCGGGGGGACGCACCAGGAGAACATCCACTCGCCCGGCTCGCTCCCCGGCGAGCTCCTCGCGCTGTTTCGGAAGACGGGGAAGCCGATCGCCGTCTCGGTCGACTCGGGGCGCCTCTACGACGACTTCGTGCAGGTGCTCCAGCGCGGCGGGATCCCCGTCTGGCGGAAGATCGACCGCGCATCGCGCGCTCTCTCGGCGCTCGCGACGCTCTGA